The segment CCTCTGACTTCAACCTCTGTCCTCCATCCTGGTCAGCAAATTGATGACACGAACAAACACATTGGAATCAGACATGGCCAATATCCACACACCACAACCCGCGGCCGGGCCGTTTGTGGCCCCAAAACCGACACCCTTAGATCCCTCAAGGGAAACCGACCTATTACAATGAGACGAGACCATCTGCATCCTGCCCTCACACATTCAATGCCATTCAATGGCTCCCCTCAAGACTCAGCCTAGCACCAACACTTGCGTCTTCCACGTGCCATGCCTGTTGATCTTTTCCTTGCAATGCCCTGGCCAGGGCCCTCCACAGATCCCATTCGTCTAGTGTTTTTTATCGCATCAGGGTGCAACGAGATCATCGTCAAATCTAGCTGATGTCTTGCGTCTGTACATCTCTTATTGGGCAATGtccgaacattgaatggacAGAGTCGGGCACGGGCACACTCATAGCACCAACTCTTGCGGAAAGTCAACCTCTGCCTTCATCCGAACTGGCCTGCTAGACAGCCACACAACTAGAACAAGTCAAGTActacgtagtagtactagcacATTGGCTGCGCCGGAAACGGGGCTTTTTCTGCGGCAGATGGAATTATGTGGAGAGGAGAGTGGGGGTCTTACTGAAGAAAGAGCCCCGGCCAGTCATGTGAGACCATGGCCGGAACGCTTCCACATGCTTTTTTGTCCGGCCATCTTGAAAAACACCGACTGTGTGCTCCTTGTCACCAAAGCAAAGTTTTAATAAGCATCAACAAAGCCACATTTTCATCATGGATGACATCTTGTTGCATCAAAAATTGCCTCTTGTAAGCTGCTGACGCAGCAATTTCGTCGAGTGAGAATGAGATTCGGTCTTACCTCGCAGCACCAAGAGGCACATGGCCACAAAAAAAGCTTGCCTACTTACGGAGCCGCCTCCCACGAGCCAGGCACAAACATAAGCCCCAGCCTGCTGACAGAGTGGCTACCGCTGCATGTCCCCAGGGTCAGTGGACAGTTCTGGTTCGTCAAGCGACGGGATACAAAGCTCACAGACAACCACTCTCCACCGACACCAGGAATTTCGGACACAGCTTACCGTGACCCCACCAGTATCTGCGAGCGAATTACTATTCAGACATGTATCACGCTCAGCTCGGTGGGCTTGCTGAAGAATCGTCAGACGCGAGACGCAGCTGCAAGGGCCACATGCGGGCCAGCACCAGGTCGCATGGCAAGTCAGCGCGGGCAGGGAAAATAGTATTAATAAGAATAGGTCAACGTCGTCCAAGGGCCTGCCGAGTCCTCTTCCGGGAGATTGGTGGCAGTCCTTCTTGTCTCGCCCTGTCCCGAACCTCCAATCCCCTACTCCGGGACTCTGTACGGTGTATTCTGTACCATCCGCGGAGACCAGGGCTGGTGGCGGGCAACCCTGACATCAATGTTTCCCTACCGGCTGTCAGTCAGCTGAAGGTAGCAGGGTTGAACGACCAGGACTCACCGACATCGAGTGAATAGCAGCTGCATTTGGCAAAAGGTCCCTCTTTCATCAGTCAACTCCACCACTCAAGGCTCAGAATTGGTCACTGGCGGATCGATTCGTTGATCCTGAAATCGCCTGCCTCCCAACTTGGCATCGAGAGCCCATCTCTGCAGGGTTGCTGGTTGGTAATAAACCGTCAAGCTCAGTCTCTTGCCCATCCTGGAAACATTGTATTGTATGACTTACCTAGTTCAAAGGCATATTGCCCAAACTCCGCAAATCTTGCAACACATtgcatacctacctaggtaggtagtttaTTTACTACCTAGTGCCGGCGCAGGATATACAATtggccaacaccaaactTGGTTAGGAATAAGGCTTCGTGCTCAAGGATATGGAAATAGTATTCATCTCGTACTTCCCCATCGCATTTATACCCTTTCGTGTGTTTCAACTACACCGTCTCTGAAAATCCGCCTACCATCCAAGAAACAGGTCTCCCGCCTGGTTTAGAAGAAACCCCTCCAAAATAGTTCACATCTGTGGATAACCAAAGACAAAATCCCACCACCCTCCCCCGTTCCGCTTGGGAACTGCTGGACAAAAGCGCCCCTCCGTGAACATGGTCCCTGTCCCGTTGCGACCCTCCGTCGCCTAGTAGTCGGTCCGTAAAACTCCACTTTCGTCAGATCTTGAAAGGTCAACTGCACCCTCAATACACCCTCAATATAACACGCTAGCCAAAATTTCAAGCACCAGCAAGGAGACAAGCGCTTCTCTAAGGAACCAAACTGTATGGTTTCGGTCCCAATAAGCAAAACGCACCAAAATAGCAATTCAACCCGAAGACCATATGTAGAGGGGCGCACAGCTAAGGATGTAGGTCGATGCACACCCCCGCGAGACTCGGCATCTCAGATATACTATATTGGTCCTGGCTCTCTTTCTATAGGTCGACGTTCTTTGTAAGCCAATGCAGAGCTCATGACATCCACAACTCGCCACTCACTATTCTAGGTCATGTAGGGGTGTGTGTATGTCAGCAAAAGCGCTATCAGAATTCAACGACTGAAGCAGGTGACAAATCATGCTCTCATACGATCCAATACAACAAAAGAAGTGTCGCAGACGAAGGTAATTCCACGTGCTGGCTGATATCCTCGGCTTTTGATCAACCTCATGTGCCTCCGGTAATGAGAACGTTGAAACAAACTATCAAAAGAGATGATGTCTGCCACTTGCCAGTCTCACAAAGCTATATGGCACATTTTGACCAACGAGCAATCTTAAACTTTCAACAATGGTGAATGCCGCCACATCTGCGGCACCATAAGACGCAAATCCGCTCTTTTCTGCCGTCTCGTGAGGGTCGTTTGTCTTGCGAGCTGCCACGTCGGCCAGGTTCAGAAAGACCTTGTTGACGTTTGGCGCACCGTCTCGGCCAGCAGCGGCAAACGCACGAAGCATCATGCTCACGAGATTTCCCTTGTCCGAGCCCAGAGCTGAGACGATTACGAACGGAGCCCGGTCGTCTGCCACGGATCTCGCACGCTGAAGGCTCTCCAAGCTAATGAACTGCTCAATCGGAGGAGCATGGCGAGCGAGGGCAGCAGGGGTCCGGAAGCCAACGGTGTAGATCTTGGCAATCTTCAACGCTTTCAACGCATAAAATACCGGGGCGGCGTCATCAGAAGAGGACGCAAGAACAACAGCTGATCTGTCAAAATAAGCTGAGGGGGCAAGATCTCTTATAAGAGTATGCATAATGCCTCTCCAACCAGCATTGTCAAAAATGAGCGACGAGGTGGTTGTTGCTGATCCAGTTTGCGCATGTGACACCGCCGAGCCTTGTCCACTATGAGGACTGGATGGCAtggatggtggtgttggcgtggCGGAGGAGCCAGATCTGGCAACGATGGTGTCAGCGATTCCAATTGCCCGAGCTGCTTCGGTGAGCGTCGGTCCTTGGCCGTTATTCAGCCTAGCAAAGAATTTGTTATGCTTGGACAATGTCTGGACAGAGATGCCAGGATCAAGATATGCGCCTCCAAAGTCTCTCTGATTACACCAGGCTTCCATGCCGGCAAAGTTGTTGGGCTGTCGTTCAATAATGCTGAACCGATGAGGTAGACCCAATTCATTGAAGCACTTCTCATAAAACGGTGCCTGCGGAACAGCGCTTCGGTTCAAGGAAGAGCTGACCCCGTATATATTCTTCATCGGCAATTGTCCCAGTTGACATAATGCTCGGTGAATTTCAGAAGTGCTCATTTGACCTGGGGCTGCAATtaggggaagaagaggatgtGTGATGGGTGTGAAGACTTTGTTTTGGGTTCTAGAAAACTGGCCCGTCCCTCCCATATTTACAGCAGATAGAGGTGGTGCATTGGGATATTCCGACCGTATCTTGGAGCGAAAATATTCCAATTCGAAATTCTCATTATGCTCGTTGATAATGGCAATCATCTTGACAATATCTGCATAAGGACAAGACCGTTGAAAAACGTCCAGTGCGTACTGCGACGGCCACTTGAAAGTCCCCGAGAAGTCGTGAAATGCCGACATGATGCGTGAGTTCCCTTTCCGCTGCCACAGATCCCGACGAATATCCTCCGGAAGCCACAGCTCAATATCGATATACTCGATTCCCCATTGGATAGCTTTGTACAGGTACCGATGGTAGAGTGATGGGTCATGCATCGGGAACCTGCCATTTTCGTTGGTACATCGAGTTGTAAAGATGATTGGTAACTCTGTCCGCTCCCGTAGCAGCATAACTTGTTCTCCAACATAACCTAGGCTAGGGACCTCGGCGAAACCGCCATTTGGAAGAGGTTCGCGGAGGAGGTCAACCCGGATTTCAATAGCGTCAGATCCCACGGTGAGGATATCGAGGTTGGGCAAAGCAGCACGAACGTCGGGGAATGTGGTCGACATGAACAAAGTCCTCGGCTTAGCCATGAGCTCTTCGTGATGGCTAATCTGACCCAGGGTGAAGGAGATGAACCGAGACAGGTAGCGCCTGAAGTACGGCGATTCCATGTATAAAAACTCATAATCGCAATGCGTCGACAGCTGCTCATCAGGGGGCATTCCTAGAGTTACGCAGTGAGTATTGACGGCAACCAACAACTCCTTGTTTCGGTCTGCAATGTCCCGTTTGGCGTCCACTGCCGAAATCCCTACCACAAATCCGTGGTCGTCCCTTGTCACGTTCTTGAACGAGCTTCCTAACTTGAAAGGTTTACTAAGTACCTCCGCGACGGTGGATACAACTCGTtcctggccttgtccaaaaATAATGACAGCAATTCTCTTGTCTCCCTCTTCCGGCGCCCCTCGCAAGGAGCGGCCATGGAGCATAACGGGACTTTGGCTGACCCTATCTGTAGTCATGGTGTCTGTTTCGCCATTGAATCCAGTTGGAGGAAGCGCCGGGCTCGGCGATGGACTTGCTAATAGTTGTTGTACAGCGGCCATGGTTCCTGCAACTCGAGAATACACGAGCTGGAAGGCCCTAACTCAGCTGGGGAATAGTAATCAGATCCTGCACCTAGGACAAATCAAATCAATACTATCGACCGCTCATCCAAGGAAGCTGTCCCATCACCGTGGTTAGTGCCTAGCAGTGACGAAATAAATAATGAGCGTCTGATGGAACCGAATACGGCGCAGGCTATCCCGAATGTTGATAAATTGAATCCCAGAAGGCACAACGGTGTTTCGGTTCCTATGCCGGTTTATTATGCCTATTGCATGGAAGACTATTGATCAACGGGCGAAAGTGGCTGGATTTTGGAAATGTTGGTTGGATGGGGATGGCCACTTGCGGCAAGAAGCAGTCCCGAGTAGTGTGAGCGGGGGAGGGTATCAAGTAGATCGAGCCGGACAATATTTCTGGGCTTTCTGTCACCTTGTACCAGTTCGACGTTTCTACTAGAATCCTTTGTTCTCAGTAGTCGGAAGAAACGAGAGATGGCTGAGACGAGGACAAAAGACTTGGTGAGGGGTAAAGAAACGAACCCTATCAGCAATCAAGTCGTGTAAGTCTTTAGCGCACAAGCCTCGGATTCGTCTATCAGTCGGGATGGATTACAAGTGTCGTTGTCGCAACTAGACAGCAATCTCAGTCCTGAGGAGCAAATGGAGAAATGCTGAGGCTGTTCTAGAGGCTGTGGGAGAGGCCGTATCGTCCTGGCCTCTGGTTGGTGGAAGCTGCCAGCAACAAGACGGGGTACCTCTCCGGCAAGTAACTATTTCGTCCCGCCACCAAAAGTACGATTCCGTGTTATCAAAACCGGGGTAGTTCTTGTAGAATGGAAGAAAAGACAGGGTTGGAGTCGAAAATAGGCGCTGTCGCCAGTGGAGAGGTGAAACGGCGGTGTATTACAGCCGACAGACTCGCAGATGGGCAAGCAATTCTTTTGATCGGCCAAGGGAGAGAGACGAGGCTTCGTTATGATCCGCTTGTCGTGTGTAGACGGCGCTGGGCCAGAAACGAGGTCCCCAAAGGAGGTAATATGCCAATGAGCAGATGTATTCGACGGGCTAATTCAGATGTGTCTGCGACATGCAAGCAACAATGGCGTCTAGACATGGAAGTGTTGTCAAGTTGGTGTTGCCCGTCCTCTGCGATGACTCGGGGGAGAAGGCATGTGACGGAGCAGTAGATTGAACTTGCGAACAATGCAATATGCGCGCACAGCCCTGCAGGGAAGCACTAGGTGACGGCGCCGGATGGTTTGGAGGTTgataattttttttcccttttgctAGATGCACGGGATATGCTGCTTGGGAATTGGGTAAGGTGGGCGCTCGGAATAGACTCAGAGCCCAAGTGCGGCAGCGAGCCAGTGGGGTTGTAACTTGGCGCGTTGGAGGAAGACAGATTAACTTGCTGGCAGCTCGGGTTGCAGGGCTCGTTCACCTCGTCTCTGTGGCCGGGCACCAAACTCGCTCAACTCTGGGATGCTGGCAGTGGTTAGTGCTTGAAGGCTTGGAGATCAATTGCTCTTGTCGGCCGGTCCGCAACGAGGGTAGTAGAGCTAGCGCATGAATGCCCCCCAGCTTTTGCTAATTCTTCCGCCAATGGTGTATCGAGTTCCTGAGGGGCCAGGTGCTTTTCAATCGCGATAAACAAGCTGCGCAAGGCCTTCCCCAGTTTCCCGACTTGGAGCATTCCGCAGTTGGAGTGCGTCAAGTGTGAAATGGCCGTACAACAGTCGAACGCTGGAGCTCAGACAGATGCAGACCTTGAAATGGGCGCGTGGGGAGCATCGGTCCTGCCCAGACGCCTTCCTCGATTGCCCTTTGTGAGAGAACTAGGGAAGGAGCGAGGGACTTGGTAGCGACCAGGCTCCAGATCTCCGTGTCGTCTTCTCTCGCATTAATGCCTATTGTACGCCATTGCACAATCTCCCGTCACGCCACGGCCGTCGAAACCGCATCATGTTGGCATCGCTGGACAGACGGGCCTTACCATGCCTGGCAGGTCCGCCGTGGCAGCGGCCGGAAATACCGCCAGGTCAGGGCCTTTTAGCCCGTGCCCGTGCCGTAGTCAGGCTAGCCAGATTGTCGCTGAAAGCAACACAGCCTCATCAGCAAGCTGTCGTCGTGCAGCTCTTACGCCCATTAGCCGATACACCCAACTGTCGAGATGTCGGCTGAACCGGGCCCAGATGACCCGACTGTCGAAAGGCCTACTACTGGGCAGGATCCTCAGCACTTATTGAATGAGTTTGTCTTTATTGGACAATCCTCCGCAACAGCTAAATTGCACCGTCTAGTCAAAACTCAAACAACGCCCCCGGCACGGAGCTTAAGTTGGCCAAGTCATCCACGAATAAGCAGGAGCTGATTGACATCAATTGCCGatgtacgtacggagtacgccgGTCTCAAAATGAGCAATCGGCGCGCCGCTACCATGTGTGACTGGACCACGGTGGAAATTCCAGGCCACGATCGATTCCATCAACCATTGCATGCACAAAGGATATATTGTCAAAGTCTGCCAATGCGGTCGAGATGCTACACATGAGTGGCCGATAGTTGTTGTTCAAGTAATGTTTCACCTGGGCTCAATTTAGTTTGCAAAGTCGTTGTAGTTGATCCGGTTTCACATCAAGTTGCGAAGCCAGGAGTGAGCTGACGGTCGTTGACAGACATGCCGCAGACATCGCAACAACCTCCATTAAGAAAAGCGTGCTAAACACTCTTAAGATCGCCCTCTGGCTTCACAGGAAATGGAGCTTGTCGTATTTGGTACAAACAAAACCTTGCCATAAATGTATTCGTATCGACCCAGATCTGCAGATATTCAACGTCACACAAAAGAAATGACTCAATTCAGGTCGCGATTCTCGTCGTCTGGCAACACTGCCCACCAAATCCCCATTTTCGATCATCGCATAATTCATACACTCCAGGTTCATTCCTGCGACCAGATACCAATAATGTTTCCCTCCGAGTCATTAAACCGAGCATAATGGCCCATATCACCGCCGATTGCCGTCTTGGGGCTGTTCGCCTTATTAGCACGACATATGGCTGGCAAAGAAGGGGATATCGACAACGTGGAAATACTTGACGCAACTTACCACTGTGTGCTACCACCTAGGCCCTCTACTTGCTTCAAGGTTTCGTCACAGTCCTTGACACAAAACGTGGGCAGGGGAGGGAGAACCTCCTTCTCAAGGCTTCCATATCGGGTCATCTGATAACCTTCCTGCATGACGAGAAACCCGCCACCCAGTTTCTTCCCGGGGGACTCAAACATATGCATGGCATCGATGCCGTGGTGGCCCATAGCCATTGCATCTTCATTGATCTTCCAGCCGAAAACCTCAGAATATAGTTTCGAGGCTCGTTTAATATCATACACGGCGATTTCGAGCCAACAAATCTGGCCGAAAGCAGGCTAAAGACGGTAGGTGAGAAACCACAATGGGTAGGATGAACGGCGTAGTGTCGCTAGTGGCGTACGCTTACCTGGTTCTCAGTGTCGTTGCTCATTGTGAGGTATGGTGCGTGGTTGTGCTATTGGGCCACTATGAACCTTGTGCTTGGAAGACGCACTTATTAGACGAAAACAACATATGGGCAGCCGCTTATATTTATATGTAACGCGACAGAAATCTATCGCATCCTCTTGAAATAATCAGCCGATTCTAGACGCCTTCAACAGGTTTTTCGGCCCGTCGCTCAGCACTGTGCATTGCACCGCCAGCACACATATTATGCACTGCACGGATAGAGATAACTGCGGCGCCTGAGGTGGCGCGGCGGCGTCCAAAGCTCTGTCGATTCACGCAACAGCAATTAGATCGCGGGGGTCTCGACTGGTCTTCAGCTGGTTTCGACGACGGGATGCACCAAGCCACGCCCAGGTCGTGATAGGTTGCACCTTGAACAAGCGTAAGACTTCACACGATGCCCATGTAACAAGTGATGCACCAACCTGAGGCCTGCTTTCTGTGGTTACTGGTGAATCGGGCTGATTCCAACGCcattttgaagaagaagaaaaagagaagggaAACACGTTTGACGTTTGGAGTGATGTGATTAGAGTGTCGTTACAGTTCGCTTCAACGGATAGCAACGCCGCGCATTGGTTTCCGAAGTACGGTACGTTTGTCTGACTCTGAAAAAAAGCTCAATTATGGTCTGGCAGACAATATTTGCCCACTACGAATTATACACTAATTTTGGCCTGGTTGAGTAACCTTTGCCCTGCACCGTAATTAATGCACCAAGTTCTCTTGGATTGAAATTTCCACACAGACAAATGATCGTGCTTTCCTACATCTCGAACCTACTTCCGGGTTAAACACGGTGGGTTACTTGCGTGGTTGTCAAGGCGTGGAGACCGATACCGAATTGAGAAAGCCGACACAGAAACAACCAGGGGAGACACGGTGATAATTCAGGAGCTCAAAGATTACAAGACTAAATGAGAACAGTGGTTCAATCCAATGACAAGAGGGAACGTTGAGAACTGTTGGCAACCTAGCCGCGTCTAGGGTAGCAGCATGTCGAGGGAGCCGGGCTTGCTTGGCTGCCTGTTGCTTTGCTTGTCATGGCGTTCCCGCTGTGGGCCACCGCCCGTTTACTCCAGATCGACGAATCAAACAAACAAATTTAGACTGCCGCATCGTCTTTGGCTCAATTAACACGATCAGAAGACCCTTCGACCTTCGTCCCACCACAGCTTGTGTCGCATCAAAAGCTCTCCCTCATTCAAAACCCATCACTCTCCGGACTTCTATCAAACGCCGCACCCTGCCAACAGAGCTTGGCGCCGCGAGGAATTGGCACAATTTGAGTCTGCTGCATTGCCCAATTCTGCCGATCGCGTGACCTCACTCGACTCGACATGGCAGAACCTGCTCCCGAGACGCGACCTGCCGATGAAGGCATCTCTACTCCCACCGTCACCGAAGGCACCCCAGCTGCCACGGAAGATGTTGCGACGCCCATCTCTCGCGACGAGGACCCCAAGTCCAGAAGAGTGTCTCTTGCCGATTTGAGCGCCAAGGGCACCGCGCTGTACGCCCACAAGCAGTAcgaagatgccgccgagatCTTCTCTCGCGCCAGTGTGATGCAGGTCGAACTGAACGGGGAGACGGCTCCCGAGAACGCTGAGATCCTATTCCACTACGGCCGTAGCTTGTTCAAGGTTGGGCAGAGCAAGAGCGATGTTCTCGGTGGTCCAGCTGCAGCTGACCAGAagaatgctgctgctgccgccgccgccgccgacagcAGCTCGAAACCAGCAGCACCCGCTTTGACCGAGGCCCAAAAGGTGACGCAAGAAGGCGTCACCATTGCTGCCGGACAGGCTGGCGACGCCCACGAGAAGAAAGAGGACAAGACGAAGGAGGGTGGGCCtgatgagaagaagccgctgTTCCAATTTACCGGCGATGAGAACTTTGACGACTCATCCGACGAAGAGGTAGGTTGGATTGCAGCGCCAGCTCCGCAGACTGTCTCGTTGGAGAACACTCTAACAAATGACAGCAACAAGAGGAAGCACccgaggaagaggacgatGACCTGGCAACGGCGTTTGAAATTCTCGACCTCGCTCGTGTCTGCTACGAAAAGCAGTTGGAGCAATTGAGCAaggatgacgaagccgaCAAAGGCAAGGAAACCGCTGAGGATCCCCCATCTGTTCGACACATCAAGGAGCGCCTGGCCGATACTCACGACTGCCTGGCTGAAATTTCTCTCGAAAACGAGCGGTGCGTTGTCAGCAGTCTTCCTTATCCTCCTTTTAACATCTGTGTGGCTATCCGCTGATTTGTTGTAGATATCCCAACGCCATCGAAGACGGCCGCACCTCACTCAACTACAAATTAGAACTCTACCCCGAAGATTCAGAAATCATCGCCGAGGCACACTACAAGCTCTCGCTCGCACTGGAGTTTGCGTCGGTGACCATGTCCGATGACGAAGGCAAAAATGCCAAGCGCGAAGCCATGGACCAGTCCCTCCGCGACGAAGCCATCAAGGAGATGAGCCTCGCCATCAAGAGCTTCAAGCTCAAGATGCAAAACAAGGAGGTCGAGGTGGCCACTATGGCGTCGCCCGAGGACAACGACCTTGCGCGAAAGGCCATTTTTGAAATGAAGGAGGTCATTGCTGACATGGAACAACGGGTATGTCAAAGTTCTTGTCGTCCACCCCTCCCAAAAAAACATGCTTCTTTAGCATCACTAACAACACCCTTTGTAGCTGGTTGATTTGAAAAAGGACCCCATCGACGCGTCCGACCTCCTCGGCGGGCCGCAAGCCAACGCCCTGGGAGGACTTTTCGGCGCCGCGCTGGGCGAATCGGCTACCGAGACGCAAGCTCGTGTAGAggaggcgaagaagacggctACCGACTTGACGGGCCTGGTGCgtaagaagaaggccaaggaggaagagaagcccGAGCCGGCTGCACCAGCTACCAACGGTAAGCGGAAAGCAGGGGACGaggtgcctgaggcagcgGAGTCACCTAAGAgggccaagatggaggaTGAGCCCGAAGAGGTTAAGGAGTAGGGGATCTTGGGTTTTTTTCTCCTATGGTGTTGTGGCGTCGACCTGGGCTGGTCGGTGGTTTTCGTGTGATTGGATTTGTATAGTATGCACAATGGCCAACATTATCGGAATCATCCATCTGGATTTCCTCGTGTCTTCTCATCTCGTGAATGTGTCAGGTTCCCATTTATACTTTACTACAACAACGTAGTCTAGTTGGTCgtggaaaaaaagaagaactACCAAGCAGTGAAAATGATTGCTTGTCCCGACAATCAGAG is part of the Metarhizium brunneum chromosome 4, complete sequence genome and harbors:
- the ARO1 gene encoding Pentafunctional AROM polypeptide, which codes for MAAVQQLLASPSPSPALPPTGFNGETDTMTTDRVSQSPVMLHGRSLRGAPEEGDKRIAVIIFGQGQERVVSTVAEVLSKPFKLGSSFKNVTRDDHGFVVGISAVDAKRDIADRNKELLVAVNTHCVTLGMPPDEQLSTHCDYEFLYMESPYFRRYLSRFISFTLGQISHHEELMAKPRTLFMSTTFPDVRAALPNLDILTVGSDAIEIRVDLLREPLPNGGFAEVPSLGYVGEQVMLLRERTELPIIFTTRCTNENGRFPMHDPSLYHRYLYKAIQWGIEYIDIELWLPEDIRRDLWQRKGNSRIMSAFHDFSGTFKWPSQYALDVFQRSCPYADIVKMIAIINEHNENFELEYFRSKIRSEYPNAPPLSAVNMGGTGQFSRTQNKVFTPITHPLLPLIAAPGQMSTSEIHRALCQLGQLPMKNIYGVSSSLNRSAVPQAPFYEKCFNELGLPHRFSIIERQPNNFAGMEAWCNQRDFGGAYLDPGISVQTLSKHNKFFARLNNGQGPTLTEAARAIGIADTIVARSGSSATPTPPSMPSSPHSGQGSAVSHAQTGSATTTSSLIFDNAGWRGIMHTLIRDLAPSAYFDRSAVVLASSSDDAAPVFYALKALKIAKIYTVGFRTPAALARHAPPIEQFISLESLQRARSVADDRAPFVIVSALGSDKGNLVSMMLRAFAAAGRDGAPNVNKVFLNLADVAARKTNDPHETAEKSGFASYGAADVAAFTIVESLRLLVGQNVPYSFVRLASGRHHLF
- the sim3 gene encoding NASP-related protein sim3; translated protein: MAEPAPETRPADEGISTPTVTEGTPAATEDVATPISRDEDPKSRRVSLADLSAKGTALYAHKQYEDAAEIFSRASVMQVELNGETAPENAEILFHYGRSLFKVGQSKSDVLGGPAAADQKNAAAAAAAADSSSKPAAPALTEAQKVTQEGVTIAAGQAGDAHEKKEDKTKEGGPDEKKPLFQFTGDENFDDSSDEEQQEEAPEEEDDDLATAFEILDLARVCYEKQLEQLSKDDEADKGKETAEDPPSVRHIKERLADTHDCLAEISLENERYPNAIEDGRTSLNYKLELYPEDSEIIAEAHYKLSLALEFASVTMSDDEGKNAKREAMDQSLRDEAIKEMSLAIKSFKLKMQNKEVEVATMASPEDNDLARKAIFEMKEVIADMEQRLVDLKKDPIDASDLLGGPQANALGGLFGAALGESATETQARVEEAKKTATDLTGLVRKKKAKEEEKPEPAAPATNGKRKAGDEVPEAAESPKRAKMEDEPEEVKE